In Zingiber officinale cultivar Zhangliang chromosome 1A, Zo_v1.1, whole genome shotgun sequence, a genomic segment contains:
- the LOC122007570 gene encoding uncharacterized protein LOC122007570, translating into MENKKKMLDVIKEKYDLPPGTESWTLRSISKKWRNWKSELKKKYYDPELPMQVLLEERDNRALVEQYVKLVIQWNSEKSKGKERGRPPSRVELFHACFTHANGSPSSNIVAEKLAAMKELENQLPEDEDDQVGQNDIFAQIIGPDRPGRVRMFGDGVNPSDLWGEVPSRSTCNRIVMEQRTKLEKMDKQVGCSVSIKSLFDSMKIVAKGVVHSMDPNTEVGRQALGPNWCEIQVLVVLEREESLIRPYDLLQRFEDTLGGMIAWPCHLLTVNEEDFY; encoded by the exons atggaaaataagaaaaaaatgttaGATGTTATAAAG GAAAAGTATGACCTTCCTCCTGGAACAGAAAGTTGGACACTACGTTCAATATCAAAAAAATGGAGAAATTGGAAGTCAGAACTTAAAAAGAAGTATTATGATCCTGAGTTACCAATGCAAGTTCTTCTGGAAGAAAGAGATAACAGAGCTTTGGTAGAGCAATATGTGAAATTAGTTATTCAGTGGAATTCAGAAAAATCAAAG GGAAAAGAAAGGGGACGCCCTCCATCACGAGTCGAATTATTCCATGCTTGCTTTACTCATGCTAATGGAAGCCCCTCAAGCAACATTGTGGCGGAAAAATTG GCTGCAATGAAAGAACTAGAAAATCAACTTCCTGAAGACGAGGATGATCAAGTTGGTCAAAATGACATATTTGCTCAAATTATTGGACCAGATAGACCAGGTCGAGTACGTATGTTTGGTGATGGTGTTAACCCATCTGATTTATGGGGAGAAGTTCCAAGCCGTAGTACATGCAACCGAATAGTGATGGAGCAAAGGACAAAGTTAGAAAAAATGGATAAACAA GTTGGATGCTCTGTCTCGATAAAAAGTCTATTTGATTCGATGAAAATTGTGGCAAAAGGAGTTGTTCATAGCATGGATCCAAATACTGAAGTAGGAAGACAGGCATTGGGACCAAATTGGTGTGAAATACAAGTTCTAGTTGTCTTAGAACGGGAAGAGAGTTTGATTAGGCCATATGATCTTTTACAAAGGTTTGAGGATACACTTGGAGGAATGATAGCTTGGCCTTGCCATCT